In Geopsychrobacter electrodiphilus DSM 16401, a single window of DNA contains:
- a CDS encoding DUF2155 domain-containing protein, with protein sequence MLNLVVSLSLLVVLLFGCSKQETNAPVTKTVEKKTELEVIVPEKVKADWSAVKIKVTDKENNSSAVYTVSVGGSFVVPGSGLKVEIKNFLPNFIMSGNRITSRGLETENPATQVVISDNEQQLFSGWLFEKNPKSHNFVHPRYNLTLNGFVATRRSAPEAAKKG encoded by the coding sequence ATGCTCAACCTTGTTGTCAGTCTGTCTTTACTTGTCGTCCTCTTGTTCGGATGTAGCAAGCAGGAAACCAATGCTCCTGTTACCAAGACTGTTGAAAAGAAGACAGAACTTGAGGTAATCGTTCCGGAAAAAGTCAAAGCTGACTGGTCTGCGGTAAAGATTAAGGTGACGGATAAGGAAAATAATTCTTCGGCCGTTTATACGGTTTCCGTCGGTGGTAGCTTTGTTGTTCCCGGATCGGGATTGAAGGTCGAGATTAAAAATTTTCTTCCCAACTTTATTATGTCCGGGAATAGAATTACATCGCGTGGTCTTGAAACAGAGAATCCGGCAACCCAGGTTGTTATCAGTGATAATGAGCAACAACTTTTTTCCGGCTGGTTGTTCGAGAAAAACCCTAAATCACATAACTTTGTACATCCTCGATATAATCTCACCCTTAACGGATTTGTCGCAACTCGGCGGTCGGCCCCTGAGGCTGCAAAAAAGGGTTGA
- the tadA gene encoding tRNA adenosine(34) deaminase TadA encodes MHPSLFQDQVFMQEALVEAGRAEALLEVPIGAIVVHGGEIVGRGHNLRETSQDPTTHAELIAIRQAAEKLGSWRLIDCTLYVTLEPCVMCMGGIILARIPYLVYGCRDPKAGAAGSLYNLTLDERFNHRVDIREGVLADQCSEQLSTFFKRLREQKKIAKEQN; translated from the coding sequence ATGCATCCTTCTTTATTTCAGGATCAGGTCTTTATGCAAGAGGCCCTGGTGGAGGCAGGTAGAGCTGAGGCTCTGCTTGAGGTCCCTATCGGGGCCATTGTCGTTCATGGTGGCGAAATTGTCGGTCGCGGGCACAACCTGCGTGAGACTTCGCAGGATCCAACGACTCACGCCGAGCTCATTGCCATTCGTCAAGCGGCTGAAAAGCTTGGGTCCTGGCGACTGATTGATTGTACCCTGTACGTGACCCTCGAACCCTGTGTCATGTGCATGGGCGGGATCATCTTGGCGCGTATCCCGTACCTGGTTTATGGTTGTCGTGACCCCAAGGCTGGTGCAGCAGGGTCGCTTTATAACCTGACGCTGGATGAACGTTTTAATCATCGGGTGGATATCAGGGAAGGTGTTCTGGCAGATCAATGCAGCGAACAGCTTAGTACGTTTTTTAAGCGCTTAAGAGAACAGAAAAAAATAGCAAAAGAGCAGAATTGA
- a CDS encoding YitT family protein: MTNMLRRELRNLVLISLGSTLLALGVVLFLAPNRIATGGTPGVAILLHFVVDLPIGGLMVLINLPLLLAGWRLLGRAFALRTVGAILLMSVLIDLFTEILKLPAVSNNQLLATLYGGIVVGLGVGLILRGNASAGGSTIIAKIVSSRTNIKPGQVIFALDLLIVCASALVFRSIEPALWSLICIYVTSKCIDMILTGALTEKVVHIATRRPDELARQLIEQLGRHGTMLSGTGLFRNQEKTLIFVTVEARRISLLRDIIRQTDPDAFMVVMDAAEMLGRGHGV, translated from the coding sequence ATGACGAATATGTTGCGGCGTGAATTGCGTAACCTGGTTTTGATCAGCCTGGGGTCAACCTTGCTGGCGCTGGGTGTGGTGTTGTTTCTGGCTCCGAATCGGATTGCGACTGGTGGAACACCGGGGGTGGCGATCCTTTTGCACTTTGTGGTTGATCTGCCGATCGGCGGCCTGATGGTGCTGATCAATCTGCCGCTTTTGCTGGCTGGTTGGCGCCTGCTCGGTCGTGCCTTTGCGCTGCGCACGGTTGGGGCTATTCTGTTGATGTCGGTGCTGATCGATCTGTTTACTGAGATCCTCAAGCTGCCGGCCGTGAGCAATAATCAGCTGCTCGCCACGCTTTATGGTGGGATCGTTGTCGGTCTGGGGGTCGGCTTGATTCTGCGGGGGAATGCCTCGGCCGGAGGTTCGACGATCATCGCCAAAATCGTGTCCAGCCGCACCAATATCAAGCCGGGACAGGTAATTTTTGCCCTCGACCTGTTGATCGTTTGCGCTTCGGCCCTGGTTTTTCGCAGTATCGAACCGGCGCTCTGGAGCCTGATCTGTATCTATGTCACTTCAAAGTGTATCGACATGATTTTGACCGGCGCTCTGACCGAAAAGGTCGTGCACATCGCCACCCGCAGACCTGATGAACTGGCACGTCAGCTTATTGAACAGTTGGGGCGCCATGGGACGATGTTGTCCGGGACGGGGCTTTTTCGCAATCAGGAGAAAACCCTGATCTTTGTCACGGTAGAGGCGCGGCGCATTTCACTGCTGCGGGATATCATCCGTCAGACTGATCCTGACGCCTTTATGGTAGTGATGGATGCCGCCGAGATGCTCGGCCGGGGGCATGGAGTTTAA
- the greB gene encoding transcription elongation factor GreB → MPKQATTPTPIYMTPTCAQRLRAELKEILYTLRPEMVKTAAWAASNGDRSENADYHYAKKKLRWFDGRIRFLTQRLEAAAIVDPVEQGAIAKGRVLFGCTVTVENEEGEEKVYSIVGADEFDAARGYVSWTSPIGRALLGSKEGDVISFNTPGGKSELEVIQVEYLALD, encoded by the coding sequence ATGCCAAAACAAGCGACCACCCCGACTCCCATTTACATGACCCCGACCTGCGCCCAGCGCCTGCGTGCAGAACTTAAAGAGATTCTCTACACCCTCAGGCCCGAAATGGTAAAGACCGCCGCCTGGGCAGCGAGCAACGGCGACCGCTCGGAGAACGCCGACTACCACTACGCCAAGAAGAAGCTGCGCTGGTTTGACGGGCGGATCCGTTTTTTGACCCAGCGCCTCGAAGCCGCGGCCATCGTCGACCCAGTTGAGCAGGGGGCAATCGCCAAGGGTCGGGTATTGTTCGGCTGTACCGTCACGGTTGAAAACGAAGAGGGGGAAGAGAAGGTCTACAGTATTGTCGGCGCAGATGAATTTGATGCCGCGCGGGGCTACGTCAGCTGGACCTCCCCGATCGGACGCGCCCTGCTCGGCTCCAAAGAAGGCGATGTGATTTCGTTCAACACCCCGGGCGGAAAATCCGAACTCGAAGTAATCCAGGTCGAATACCTGGCCCTGGATTAA
- a CDS encoding NAD(P)-dependent alcohol dehydrogenase, whose translation MKTTKAYSAASATAALASATIQRREPTERDVQIEILFCGVCHSDLHTVRNEWSSIMATTYPCVPGHEIVGRVTQVGNKVSRYKTGDLVGVGCLVDSDHSCPSCQANVEQFCPGAVFTYNSPDKHGTAPVTYGGYSESIVVDEGMVLRVPLNLDLAGVAPLLCAGITTWSPMRRWGDIKGKKVGVVGLGGLGHMGVKFAHAFGAKVVVFTTSPGKKEDALRLGADEVIISTNAEEMKQHAGSFSFILDTIAAEHDINAYIGMLGLDGNITLVGAPETPLPVSAFALLSGRKSLSGSLIGGIKETQEMLDFCGAHNITSDVEVIPIQKINEAYERLLKSEVKYRFSIDMASLKD comes from the coding sequence ATGAAAACGACAAAAGCTTATTCCGCCGCCAGCGCCACCGCTGCGCTGGCCTCAGCAACAATCCAGCGCCGCGAACCGACCGAGCGCGATGTGCAGATCGAAATTCTCTTCTGCGGCGTCTGTCACTCCGACCTGCACACGGTGCGCAACGAGTGGAGCAGCATCATGGCGACAACCTACCCCTGCGTGCCGGGACACGAGATCGTCGGTCGGGTGACCCAGGTCGGCAACAAAGTCTCCAGATACAAAACGGGGGATCTGGTCGGCGTCGGCTGCCTGGTCGATTCCGACCATAGCTGCCCCAGTTGCCAGGCCAACGTCGAGCAGTTCTGCCCGGGGGCGGTCTTCACCTACAATTCCCCGGATAAGCACGGCACCGCGCCGGTCACCTACGGCGGCTACTCCGAGAGCATCGTCGTCGACGAAGGGATGGTGCTCCGTGTTCCCCTCAACCTCGACCTGGCAGGAGTCGCGCCGCTACTCTGCGCCGGCATCACCACCTGGTCGCCGATGCGCCGCTGGGGCGACATCAAGGGGAAAAAAGTCGGTGTGGTCGGGCTCGGCGGGCTGGGTCACATGGGGGTCAAGTTCGCCCACGCCTTCGGCGCCAAGGTCGTGGTCTTCACCACCTCACCAGGCAAGAAGGAAGATGCGCTGCGCCTCGGCGCTGATGAGGTCATAATCTCAACCAACGCCGAAGAGATGAAACAACACGCCGGCAGTTTCAGTTTCATCCTCGACACCATCGCCGCCGAACATGACATCAATGCCTACATCGGCATGCTCGGGCTCGACGGCAACATCACCCTGGTCGGTGCACCAGAGACACCGCTGCCGGTCTCGGCCTTCGCCCTGCTCTCCGGGCGTAAAAGCCTCTCCGGCTCGCTCATCGGCGGGATCAAGGAGACCCAGGAAATGCTCGACTTCTGCGGTGCGCACAACATCACTTCAGATGTCGAAGTGATCCCGATCCAGAAGATCAACGAAGCCTACGAACGCCTGCTCAAGTCAGAGGTAAAGTACCGCTTCTCCATCGATATGGCTTCGTTAAAAGACTGA
- a CDS encoding aldo/keto reductase — protein MQKRKLGNSGLEVSALGLGCMGMSFGYGSPRDKQEMIALIRTAVERGLTFFDTAEVYGPFINEELVGEALAPLRNKVVIATKFGFNTNIDPRNPKPGESALNSRPEHIKVVAEASLKRLKTDHIDLFYQHRVDPEVPIEEVAGAVKELIQAGKVKHFGLSEAGVRTIRRAHAVQPVTALQSEYSLWWRKPEDEIIPTLEELGIGLVPYSPLGKGFLTGKIEANATFSSDDFRSKLPRFAPEALKANQELIELLLKISAAKKASPAQIALSWLLAQKPWIVPIPGTTKQSRLDENIGAVTINLTADDLREINNSAEKVKIEGARYPEAVEKMTGL, from the coding sequence ATGCAAAAACGTAAATTAGGCAATAGCGGCCTCGAGGTCTCGGCACTCGGTTTGGGCTGCATGGGGATGAGCTTTGGCTATGGTTCTCCCAGAGATAAACAGGAGATGATCGCGCTGATCAGGACTGCGGTAGAGCGCGGCCTGACCTTTTTCGACACCGCCGAGGTCTATGGTCCTTTCATCAACGAGGAGCTGGTCGGCGAAGCGCTGGCGCCGCTGCGCAACAAGGTGGTGATCGCCACCAAGTTCGGCTTCAACACCAACATCGACCCGCGCAACCCCAAGCCGGGGGAATCGGCGTTGAACAGTCGTCCTGAGCATATCAAGGTGGTGGCCGAAGCTTCGCTCAAACGGCTTAAGACCGATCACATCGACCTTTTCTATCAGCACCGCGTCGACCCGGAGGTGCCGATCGAGGAGGTGGCGGGGGCCGTAAAAGAGCTGATCCAGGCCGGCAAGGTCAAACACTTCGGGCTCTCCGAGGCCGGCGTACGGACCATCCGCCGCGCCCACGCCGTGCAACCGGTTACGGCACTGCAGAGCGAATATTCACTCTGGTGGCGCAAGCCGGAAGATGAAATCATCCCGACTCTTGAAGAGCTCGGTATCGGACTGGTCCCCTACAGCCCGCTCGGCAAGGGGTTCCTCACCGGTAAAATCGAAGCGAACGCGACCTTCAGCAGCGACGATTTCAGGAGCAAACTCCCTCGCTTTGCGCCGGAGGCGCTGAAGGCAAATCAGGAGCTGATCGAACTGCTCTTAAAAATTTCAGCCGCGAAAAAGGCCAGCCCGGCCCAGATCGCCTTATCCTGGCTGCTGGCCCAGAAACCCTGGATTGTACCGATTCCGGGAACAACCAAACAGAGCCGACTGGACGAGAACATCGGTGCGGTGACTATCAATCTTACGGCTGATGATCTGCGCGAGATCAACAACTCCGCAGAGAAGGTTAAGATTGAAGGGGCACGATACCCGGAAGCCGTCGAAAAAATGACCGGATTGTAA
- a CDS encoding arylesterase yields the protein MLKFRLTTLFALLPLLLLFASCDAKPTIRPLAPGATILAFGDSLTHGNGASAGQSYPALLAELLGVRVVNAGVPGEVSSAGRQRLPGVLEKVQPQLVILIHGGNDFLQRLDVMQAKQNLRAMIEICRQQGADVVLAGVPQLGLFLSPAPFYAELAEEYRLPYLEDTLSDILKDRSLKSDAVHPNAAGYRQLAEALAKLIRDAERH from the coding sequence ATGCTGAAATTCCGTCTGACAACTCTTTTCGCCCTGCTGCCTCTCCTGTTGCTGTTTGCCAGCTGCGACGCGAAGCCGACGATCCGTCCGCTGGCGCCCGGCGCGACGATTCTTGCCTTTGGCGACAGTCTGACGCATGGCAACGGGGCAAGTGCCGGTCAGAGCTATCCGGCGCTGCTGGCAGAGTTGCTCGGGGTCCGAGTGGTCAATGCCGGGGTTCCGGGAGAAGTCTCGAGCGCCGGGCGCCAACGGTTGCCCGGGGTGCTGGAGAAGGTGCAGCCACAGCTGGTTATCCTGATTCACGGCGGCAACGATTTTTTGCAGCGACTTGACGTTATGCAGGCGAAGCAGAACCTGCGGGCGATGATCGAAATATGCCGGCAGCAGGGCGCCGACGTAGTACTCGCCGGGGTCCCGCAGCTCGGCCTGTTCCTTTCGCCAGCTCCCTTTTATGCAGAACTCGCCGAAGAGTACCGCCTCCCTTATCTTGAGGACACCCTAAGCGACATTCTTAAAGACAGAAGTTTGAAGAGCGATGCCGTCCATCCTAACGCAGCCGGATACCGGCAACTCGCCGAGGCGCTCGCGAAGCTGATTCGTGACGCCGAACGGCACTAA
- a CDS encoding multidrug effflux MFS transporter produces the protein MKKSRTFLLLVLLSAFPPLSTDMYLPAIPLLQKDWHQPLSVVNLTLIGFFISYCVFLLIYGPLSDRFGRKPPLLVGITLFIFASLLCALSGNVTSLILSRVLQAAGAAAAATLSLAMTKDIYVSEERVRILAWMGVIMALAPAIAPIIGGWLLVWFSWHWIFVFQASVATIALIGVFRMQETLHEKSPSGALETVKIYLSLFQNRRYLAYALMVSLTVMPLFAFIAGSADIYITRFGLSEQIFGYLFAINALGFMAGSFLCTRLLHRLTSGRVMTLGFIGILLGGILMLLKLFPAPWSLTVPMTLVTFSLGLSRPPSNNLVLEQVSRNAGAASSLLVFLYFGMGAVSMWVISNDWTDKIQIIGILSTAVGVTALSLWSFLAHRPSTG, from the coding sequence ATGAAAAAATCTCGTACATTTTTGCTGCTTGTTCTGCTCTCCGCTTTTCCTCCGTTATCGACCGATATGTATTTGCCGGCGATCCCCCTGCTGCAAAAAGACTGGCATCAGCCGCTGTCGGTGGTCAATTTGACCCTTATCGGATTCTTTATCAGCTACTGCGTGTTTCTGCTGATCTACGGGCCTTTGTCTGATCGTTTCGGACGCAAACCGCCGCTGCTCGTCGGTATCACGCTGTTCATCTTCGCGTCCCTGCTCTGTGCACTGTCAGGGAATGTTACCAGCCTGATTCTCTCCCGTGTGCTGCAAGCGGCGGGTGCGGCGGCGGCCGCAACGCTCAGTTTGGCCATGACCAAGGATATCTATGTCAGTGAAGAGCGGGTGCGGATTCTCGCCTGGATGGGCGTTATCATGGCCCTTGCGCCGGCAATTGCCCCGATTATTGGCGGCTGGTTGCTCGTCTGGTTCTCCTGGCATTGGATTTTCGTTTTTCAGGCCAGCGTCGCGACGATTGCCCTGATTGGGGTCTTCAGGATGCAGGAGACACTTCACGAAAAGTCACCGTCCGGTGCCTTGGAGACAGTGAAAATATATCTATCCCTGTTTCAGAATCGACGCTATCTGGCTTATGCCCTGATGGTCAGCTTGACCGTGATGCCTCTTTTCGCCTTCATTGCCGGGTCGGCAGACATCTACATCACCCGATTCGGTTTGTCTGAACAGATCTTCGGCTATCTTTTTGCGATCAACGCCCTGGGTTTTATGGCGGGCTCCTTTCTTTGCACGCGTCTGCTCCACCGCCTCACGTCAGGGAGGGTGATGACGCTGGGCTTTATCGGCATTCTCCTTGGCGGGATCCTTATGCTCCTCAAACTTTTTCCCGCCCCCTGGTCTTTAACCGTCCCGATGACCCTGGTTACTTTTTCTCTGGGTTTGAGTCGCCCGCCCAGCAACAATCTGGTGCTGGAGCAGGTGAGCCGTAACGCCGGAGCAGCGTCTTCACTGCTGGTCTTCTTGTACTTTGGGATGGGCGCCGTCTCCATGTGGGTCATCTCGAACGATTGGACCGATAAAATCCAGATTATCGGAATTCTGTCGACCGCTGTTGGTGTAACTGCTCTCAGTTTGTGGTCATTTTTAGCCCACAGGCCATCAACTGGTTGA
- a CDS encoding type II toxin-antitoxin system YafQ family toxin, translating into MFSITTSEIFLRQARKFFRKHPDLKPRFAATVSALQQDPFQPGLGLHPLTGKLSGCHAVRLTYSYRITLTLLLTENEIILLDIGSHDEVYR; encoded by the coding sequence GTGTTCAGTATTACCACCTCGGAAATCTTTCTCCGCCAGGCACGCAAGTTTTTCAGGAAACACCCTGATCTTAAACCGCGCTTTGCGGCAACGGTCAGCGCCCTGCAACAGGACCCCTTTCAGCCGGGCCTCGGCCTTCATCCGCTCACCGGCAAGCTTTCCGGATGCCATGCCGTCAGACTGACCTATTCCTACCGCATAACCCTGACCCTGCTGCTGACCGAAAATGAGATTATCCTGCTCGACATCGGCAGCCATGATGAAGTGTACCGGTAG
- a CDS encoding HipA domain-containing protein, with amino-acid sequence MTSNPQNKAAFVWIWLPGEMQPVVAGKLEANNGTIHFNYGKSYLDRINDLNPAIPIYAPELPLQAGILPLLNGLEIPNCIRDAAPDAWGRRVIINKQFGLKGRNADTGSLDELTYLLESGSDRIGALDFQRSPTEFVPRVPNNASLEELQESAARVEQGVPLSAELDQALFHGSSIGGARPKAQVEDRGTKYIAKFSSSSDLYSVVKAEYLAMRLASLAGLNTAPVKLFKAAGKDILLIERFDRIALEAGWARKSMVSALTLFGLSEMMARYASYEDLAEIIRHRFTQPGETLKELYGRLVFNILCGNTDDHARNHAAFWDGKELTLTPAYDICPQGRTGNEATQAMLITGANRFSQIKTCLAAAHHFLLSRQAAVDAIERIESAIRDNWERVCEEAELSPVDKNYLWGRQFLNPFSIE; translated from the coding sequence ATGACTTCTAACCCGCAAAATAAAGCAGCTTTTGTCTGGATATGGCTCCCCGGAGAAATGCAACCGGTGGTCGCCGGTAAGCTTGAAGCGAATAACGGCACAATCCATTTTAACTATGGCAAAAGTTATCTTGATCGGATTAACGACCTAAATCCCGCCATTCCGATTTATGCTCCGGAATTACCTCTGCAAGCCGGGATTTTACCCTTACTCAACGGCCTGGAGATACCAAACTGTATTCGGGATGCCGCGCCCGATGCCTGGGGACGACGCGTTATCATCAACAAGCAATTCGGGCTGAAAGGTCGGAATGCGGATACCGGCAGTCTGGACGAGCTCACCTATCTGCTGGAATCGGGGTCCGATCGGATTGGTGCGCTTGATTTTCAACGCTCCCCCACAGAATTTGTCCCCAGAGTTCCAAATAATGCCAGCCTGGAAGAATTGCAGGAATCGGCCGCACGGGTTGAACAAGGGGTGCCGTTAAGCGCCGAGCTGGATCAGGCGCTCTTCCATGGCAGCTCGATTGGTGGTGCCCGCCCCAAAGCCCAGGTAGAAGATCGGGGCACCAAGTACATTGCTAAATTTTCGTCCAGCAGCGATCTCTACAGTGTCGTCAAAGCCGAATACCTTGCCATGCGCCTGGCTTCCCTTGCCGGATTGAATACCGCTCCCGTCAAGCTGTTCAAGGCGGCTGGAAAGGATATTTTGCTGATTGAGCGCTTCGACCGGATAGCGCTCGAAGCCGGATGGGCTCGGAAATCGATGGTTTCCGCCCTGACCCTGTTTGGCCTCAGCGAGATGATGGCACGTTATGCCAGCTACGAAGACCTTGCCGAAATCATTCGGCATCGCTTTACCCAACCGGGAGAAACCCTTAAAGAGCTTTATGGTCGGCTGGTTTTTAATATCCTGTGTGGCAATACCGATGATCACGCCCGCAATCACGCCGCTTTTTGGGATGGGAAAGAGCTGACCTTAACACCGGCCTATGATATTTGCCCGCAAGGTCGTACCGGCAATGAAGCAACCCAGGCCATGCTCATAACCGGCGCAAACCGGTTCAGTCAGATTAAAACCTGCCTTGCGGCCGCGCACCACTTCTTGCTTTCCCGTCAGGCTGCGGTCGATGCGATTGAGCGAATTGAGTCAGCCATTCGCGACAATTGGGAGAGGGTCTGCGAAGAAGCTGAGCTTAGCCCGGTTGATAAAAACTATCTGTGGGGACGGCAGTTTCTTAATCCGTTTTCGATTGAGTGA
- a CDS encoding helix-turn-helix transcriptional regulator, whose product MKQRTYSKYAKEAALLLGQQIKLGRKERHWSEQSLAERAGISRATLQKIEAGEMSPSIGLVLEVAALVGVPLFEQNSRALATSIELTQSKIALLPKRISNKTRAVDDDF is encoded by the coding sequence ATGAAACAACGGACATATTCAAAATACGCAAAAGAAGCCGCCTTATTGCTCGGTCAGCAGATCAAGCTCGGGCGCAAAGAGCGCCACTGGTCTGAGCAGAGCCTTGCAGAAAGAGCCGGTATCTCCAGAGCGACACTCCAGAAGATCGAGGCCGGTGAAATGTCTCCGTCCATCGGGCTGGTCCTTGAAGTCGCCGCACTGGTTGGCGTCCCCCTGTTTGAGCAGAACAGCCGGGCACTTGCAACCAGCATCGAACTGACACAAAGCAAAATTGCTCTTCTCCCTAAACGGATCAGCAACAAAACCAGGGCGGTGGATGATGACTTCTAA
- a CDS encoding SRPBCC family protein, with protein sequence MKSSLLLFLLFFALLTPAAFAATVTPDELQTLQGGTILVKEVPEEVKGYQTFLAHAVIAAPLAKIYKVLIDFSAYPDFMPNVEKVVVRGADQQVARLDYYLGLPMGVKKRYRLKMTYQIAADKAEIGWQLIPWPELSAAETIRDTSGYWRLTPLPGDKTLVEYRVRTDPGDIPFGTGWIVDLQTKGSLPDILESTRKRAIK encoded by the coding sequence ATGAAATCGTCTCTGCTCCTCTTCCTGCTCTTTTTCGCCCTGCTCACCCCGGCAGCTTTTGCCGCAACGGTCACCCCGGATGAACTCCAGACCCTGCAAGGGGGGACGATCCTGGTCAAGGAGGTTCCGGAGGAGGTTAAGGGTTACCAAACCTTCCTCGCCCATGCCGTCATCGCCGCCCCGCTCGCCAAAATCTACAAAGTTTTGATCGATTTTTCGGCCTATCCAGACTTTATGCCGAACGTTGAGAAGGTGGTTGTCCGCGGCGCGGATCAACAGGTGGCACGTCTCGATTATTATCTGGGACTGCCGATGGGGGTAAAGAAACGCTACCGGCTGAAGATGACTTACCAGATCGCGGCGGATAAAGCCGAAATCGGCTGGCAACTGATTCCCTGGCCGGAACTGTCAGCAGCGGAGACCATCCGCGACACGAGCGGTTATTGGCGGCTGACCCCTCTGCCTGGGGATAAGACCTTGGTCGAGTATCGGGTCCGCACCGATCCCGGCGACATTCCTTTCGGCACCGGCTGGATTGTCGATCTGCAGACCAAGGGGAGTTTGCCTGACATCCTTGAGAGTACCCGCAAGCGAGCAATAAAATAG
- a CDS encoding PaaI family thioesterase, producing MKIEGKIAFEVVEQTPEQVISEMPILAGVLNPYGVVNAGAILWFADITATLLVMGPSSRPTEGMAGFPLAITLNANFVSNQKEGTFKAVATYVKKGKKVNVVRTIIYGKKDRLIADVTTNHVPAK from the coding sequence ATGAAAATTGAAGGGAAAATCGCATTCGAGGTCGTGGAGCAAACCCCCGAGCAGGTCATTTCAGAAATGCCGATTCTGGCCGGGGTACTAAATCCCTATGGCGTGGTCAATGCCGGTGCAATCCTGTGGTTTGCGGATATCACCGCCACTCTATTGGTCATGGGACCATCCTCCCGTCCCACCGAAGGCATGGCGGGATTCCCGCTTGCCATTACCCTGAACGCGAACTTTGTCAGCAACCAGAAGGAGGGAACATTCAAAGCCGTCGCGACCTACGTCAAGAAGGGAAAAAAGGTCAATGTCGTGCGAACCATCATCTACGGCAAAAAAGACCGCTTGATTGCCGATGTGACCACCAACCATGTGCCGGCCAAATAG
- a CDS encoding AraC family transcriptional regulator: MEENQNARTEFAIKELGKRIARRTEQGELHTSAVPGLSLFRRDEPTEPMTGMYLPSICLVAQGAKRVLLGDDTYVYDSQHYLITSLHLPTVVQIVDASPGKPYLGLRLTFDLREIAQLMADSHLPPPRTQQSSRGMATGKVTLPLVNAFLRLIDLLGEEEDIPILAPIIQREIIYRLLTGDQGTRLRQIAATGSQSHQIAKALDWLKGNFTQSLRIDDLAAQARMSTSTFHHHFRAMTALSPLQYQKQLRLQEARRLMLADHLDAATAAFQVGYESPSQFSREYGRLFGAPPVRDVTSLRQLAVSTTGE, translated from the coding sequence ATGGAAGAAAATCAAAATGCCCGTACCGAATTTGCGATAAAGGAGCTGGGTAAGAGAATTGCCCGAAGGACCGAGCAGGGGGAGTTGCACACCTCGGCCGTTCCGGGCTTGTCGCTGTTCCGTCGTGATGAGCCGACTGAGCCCATGACCGGCATGTACCTGCCGAGCATCTGTCTGGTCGCCCAGGGGGCCAAGCGTGTCCTGCTTGGCGATGATACCTACGTGTACGACTCACAACATTACCTGATCACCTCCCTGCATCTGCCGACGGTGGTGCAGATTGTCGACGCGAGTCCGGGGAAACCTTACCTGGGGCTCAGGCTGACTTTTGATCTGCGTGAGATTGCCCAGCTCATGGCCGACAGCCACCTCCCGCCGCCGCGCACCCAGCAGTCGAGCCGCGGTATGGCGACCGGTAAAGTGACGCTGCCGCTGGTGAATGCCTTTCTGCGTTTGATCGACCTGCTTGGCGAAGAAGAGGACATTCCAATCCTCGCGCCTATTATCCAGCGCGAAATTATCTACCGGCTGCTGACGGGCGATCAGGGCACGCGTCTGCGCCAGATTGCGGCGACGGGGAGTCAGAGCCATCAGATCGCCAAGGCTCTCGACTGGCTGAAGGGGAACTTTACCCAGTCTCTGCGTATCGATGATCTTGCGGCACAGGCGCGTATGAGCACCTCAACCTTCCATCATCACTTCCGTGCCATGACCGCCTTAAGTCCTCTGCAGTACCAGAAGCAGCTGCGCCTGCAGGAAGCCCGACGCCTGATGCTGGCGGACCACCTGGACGCGGCTACCGCAGCGTTTCAGGTGGGCTACGAAAGCCCGTCCCAGTTCAGCCGTGAATACGGCCGCCTGTTCGGTGCGCCACCCGTACGGGATGTCACAAGTTTGCGCCAGCTGGCGGTCAGCACCACCGGGGAATAG